One genomic region from Proteus vulgaris encodes:
- the dsdX gene encoding D-serine transporter DsdX yields the protein MDSTLWVLGTLIISILLIVFTIIKLKFHPFLALLLASFFVGTAMKMNPLEMVNAIENGIGGTLGFLAAIIGLGTILGKMMEISGAAERIGITLQKCRWLSPDVIMVLVGLICGITLFVEVGVVLLIPLAFSIAKKTNTSLLKLAIPLCTALMAVHCIVPPHPAALFVTNELGADMGTVIVAGLAVGLAASLVGGPLFLKILGERLPFKTVPEEFSDMEIREEKDLPSLGATLFTVLLPIVLMLIKTAAELNMTKGTSVYTALQFIGNPITAMFIAAFVAYYVLGIRRNMGMNTLLKKTEDSFSSIANILLIIGAGGAFNGILKGSGLSESLALILSNLDMHPILLAWLVAIILHAAVGSATVAMMGATAIVAPLMPLYPDISPEIITLAIGSGAIGCTIVTDSLFWLVKQYCNATLSETFRFYSVATFIASFVALGGTFMLSFVI from the coding sequence ATGGATTCAACGTTATGGGTGCTAGGTACTCTTATAATTAGTATCTTGCTCATTGTTTTTACTATAATAAAACTTAAGTTTCACCCGTTTTTAGCCTTACTATTGGCAAGCTTCTTTGTGGGTACTGCAATGAAGATGAACCCTTTAGAAATGGTAAATGCGATTGAAAATGGTATTGGTGGTACGTTAGGATTTTTAGCAGCAATTATCGGTCTAGGTACTATTCTTGGTAAGATGATGGAAATATCAGGTGCCGCAGAACGCATCGGTATTACATTGCAAAAATGCCGTTGGTTATCTCCAGACGTTATTATGGTATTGGTTGGTCTTATTTGTGGTATTACACTCTTTGTTGAAGTGGGTGTGGTATTACTTATTCCTCTTGCTTTCTCAATTGCGAAAAAAACAAATACATCATTATTAAAATTAGCTATCCCATTATGTACAGCATTAATGGCTGTTCACTGTATTGTTCCTCCTCATCCTGCCGCTCTGTTCGTGACTAATGAATTAGGGGCAGATATGGGAACCGTTATTGTTGCGGGTCTTGCAGTGGGCTTAGCCGCATCTTTAGTTGGTGGTCCTTTATTCTTAAAAATATTAGGCGAGCGCTTACCATTTAAAACCGTACCTGAAGAATTTTCTGATATGGAAATTCGTGAAGAAAAAGATTTACCTTCATTAGGTGCGACTCTGTTTACTGTTTTATTACCGATTGTTCTGATGCTGATAAAAACGGCAGCAGAATTAAATATGACGAAAGGTACATCGGTTTATACTGCATTACAGTTTATTGGTAACCCAATTACTGCGATGTTTATTGCTGCCTTTGTTGCTTATTATGTGTTAGGTATTCGCCGTAATATGGGCATGAATACTTTATTAAAGAAAACAGAAGATAGCTTTAGCTCTATTGCCAACATCTTATTAATTATTGGTGCGGGTGGTGCTTTTAACGGCATTTTAAAAGGTAGTGGTTTAAGTGAATCTTTAGCGTTAATTCTTTCTAACTTAGATATGCATCCAATTTTATTGGCTTGGTTAGTCGCCATTATCCTTCATGCTGCCGTTGGTTCTGCAACTGTTGCAATGATGGGCGCTACTGCAATTGTTGCACCACTCATGCCTTTATACCCAGACATTAGCCCTGAAATTATTACATTAGCAATTGGTTCAGGTGCTATTGGTTGTACTATCGTCACAGACTCACTGTTTTGGTTAGTGAAACAGTATTGTAATGCAACTTTAAGTGAAACTTTTCGTTTTTACAGTGTCGCGACCTTTATTGCCTCCTTTGTCGCATTAGGCGGTACATTTATGCTTTCTTTTGTCATATAA
- a CDS encoding TonB-dependent receptor domain-containing protein encodes MKKSIFNYTTLFISISYSLFANAAPATKSKESQNNEVLKVYSTPLQTPQEKMAIPVAVLTQEDLRSNRSASIAETLTSLPGFHASFFGGGSVHPVIRGMSGNRVKVLHSGSDLMDVSSIGADHAITSEPFLSQRIEVLKGPATLLYGGGTIGGAINVIDSKIPMSVPKKGYEGELQYQYDSVSKGNTGSAGLTLGQDNLALRIEGTKRYQSDYKQPESLHQGEPSRLAGSYQDNQSANIGTSWIFDDGYIGIGYGQQHRRYGLPGHTHFHDHDEDHTHSPITPPLSGHHHHDHNHEYPDEQHEHGIPYIVMESKRWDLRGEKNNPFAGIESVRFSAARTDYHHDEKEGHEVSTQFKNKGDELRFSFTHQPILDWHGVIGGQFNQRDFSADGEEAYVPATKTKNHSLFLLEEYQLGDFRYELGFRQEWQSLLNRETQKNNKQSASSVSAGLAWNLTQDYFLNLSLSHTKRLPVAEELYANGVHAANRTIEKGDPNLTAETANNIDIGITKVTGDTQFNISAYYNRINNYIYGQFTGAELNNGYRSLQYVQHDAQFKGVEGNIDYYYNQDSLIGISGDYVRANLLHNKGNIPRIPTYRLSTYIKHSFSENLTGQIRVDHFGKQNKTAEYETPTDAYNTVSLGSEYIGYLDNTDYTLYAKINNLFDAKGKDSTSYIKDEMYLPGRNIILGATLTF; translated from the coding sequence ATGAAGAAATCTATTTTTAACTACACAACACTTTTTATTTCAATAAGTTACTCTTTATTTGCAAATGCAGCCCCTGCAACAAAGTCAAAAGAAAGTCAGAATAATGAGGTATTAAAGGTCTATTCAACACCTTTACAGACACCACAAGAGAAAATGGCAATCCCCGTTGCCGTTCTGACTCAAGAAGATCTACGCTCTAATCGGAGTGCATCTATTGCAGAAACGTTAACATCCTTACCGGGTTTTCATGCTAGTTTTTTTGGCGGTGGTTCGGTACACCCTGTTATTCGTGGAATGTCAGGAAATAGAGTCAAGGTATTACACAGTGGTAGTGATCTTATGGATGTTTCATCTATTGGCGCAGATCATGCTATCACTAGTGAACCCTTTTTAAGCCAGCGTATTGAAGTATTAAAAGGGCCTGCAACATTACTTTATGGAGGGGGAACAATTGGTGGTGCAATAAATGTTATTGATAGCAAAATACCTATGTCAGTACCTAAAAAAGGTTACGAGGGTGAATTACAGTATCAATACGATTCTGTTTCTAAAGGAAATACAGGATCAGCCGGATTAACATTAGGGCAAGATAATTTAGCGCTACGTATTGAAGGCACTAAACGTTATCAAAGCGATTACAAACAACCAGAATCTTTACATCAAGGAGAGCCTAGCCGTTTAGCCGGTTCTTATCAAGATAACCAATCGGCAAATATCGGTACATCTTGGATCTTCGATGATGGTTATATTGGTATTGGTTATGGCCAGCAACATCGTCGATATGGGTTACCTGGTCATACTCATTTTCACGATCACGATGAAGATCACACTCACTCACCTATTACCCCGCCTTTATCTGGTCATCATCATCACGATCACAATCATGAATACCCTGATGAACAACATGAACATGGTATTCCTTATATTGTTATGGAGAGTAAACGATGGGATCTTCGTGGTGAAAAAAACAATCCATTTGCCGGTATTGAATCTGTACGTTTCAGTGCAGCCAGAACCGATTATCATCATGATGAAAAAGAAGGCCATGAAGTCAGCACCCAATTTAAAAATAAAGGAGATGAATTAAGGTTTTCTTTTACACATCAACCAATTTTAGACTGGCATGGCGTTATTGGTGGGCAATTTAATCAACGTGATTTTAGTGCTGACGGAGAAGAAGCCTATGTTCCCGCAACAAAAACAAAAAATCACTCACTCTTTTTATTAGAAGAATATCAATTAGGTGATTTTCGCTATGAATTAGGATTTCGCCAAGAGTGGCAATCACTGTTAAATAGAGAAACTCAAAAAAACAATAAACAAAGTGCATCTTCTGTTTCTGCCGGATTAGCGTGGAATTTGACACAAGACTATTTTTTAAATCTATCACTATCACACACAAAAAGATTACCCGTTGCAGAAGAGTTATACGCGAATGGTGTTCATGCAGCAAATCGGACTATTGAAAAAGGTGATCCTAATTTAACTGCAGAGACTGCAAATAATATTGATATTGGAATAACGAAAGTAACTGGAGATACTCAATTCAATATTAGTGCCTATTACAACCGTATAAATAATTATATTTATGGCCAATTTACTGGAGCTGAATTAAATAATGGCTATCGTTCATTACAATATGTTCAACATGATGCACAATTTAAAGGTGTAGAAGGAAATATTGATTATTACTATAACCAAGACAGCTTAATTGGTATTTCTGGTGATTATGTCAGAGCAAATTTACTGCATAACAAAGGAAATATACCAAGAATACCAACTTATCGATTAAGTACTTATATTAAACATAGTTTTTCAGAAAACTTAACAGGACAAATCCGTGTTGACCATTTTGGAAAACAGAATAAAACAGCCGAGTATGAAACACCTACGGATGCTTATAACACAGTTAGCTTAGGCAGTGAATATATTGGTTATTTAGATAACACTGATTATACCTTGTATGCCAAGATTAATAATCTCTTTGATGCGAAAGGAAAAGATAGCACTTCTTATATTAAAGATGAAATGTATTTACCAGGTCGTAATATTATCTTAGGCGCTACTCTTACATTCTAA
- the dsdC gene encoding DNA-binding transcriptional regulator DsdC, with the protein MFESSSVILRNKRLSSYQLARLHTFEATGRHLSFALAAEELSLTPSAISHRINTLEEELGIKLFNRFHRRIELTEEGERIYWALKKTLEDINQEILDIHNQEVSGVLTVYSRPSIAQCWLVPRISDFTERYPSIELNLLTGNDDINFRGYGIDLAIYFDDKQLQNLYCEDLISESIIPVCSPEYAKRHELIGNIHHLSNCTLLHDRQAWSNNSDFDEWQAWSEYMGLSLFPNRSNICFDRSDLAVIAAVNHSGVAMGRKRLVQKQLANKELIIPFDNSELFCAQRYYLVTRNEKNNAKVQLFIQWLKKQIKESM; encoded by the coding sequence ATGTTTGAATCTTCTAGCGTGATTTTAAGAAATAAACGATTATCCAGTTATCAATTAGCAAGACTTCACACTTTTGAAGCGACAGGTCGTCACCTTTCATTTGCTTTAGCAGCAGAAGAATTGTCATTAACTCCCAGTGCGATTAGCCATCGTATTAATACACTAGAAGAAGAGTTAGGCATTAAGCTATTTAACCGCTTTCATCGCCGAATTGAACTAACAGAAGAAGGTGAACGTATTTATTGGGCACTTAAAAAAACACTAGAAGATATTAACCAAGAGATTTTGGATATTCATAATCAAGAAGTCTCTGGTGTACTTACCGTTTATTCACGTCCTTCCATTGCGCAATGCTGGTTAGTGCCTCGTATTTCAGATTTTACTGAACGTTACCCATCCATTGAATTAAATCTACTCACAGGAAATGATGATATTAACTTTCGAGGTTATGGTATCGACCTCGCAATCTATTTTGATGATAAGCAACTGCAAAATCTTTATTGTGAAGATTTAATTTCAGAATCTATTATTCCTGTATGCAGTCCCGAATACGCGAAAAGACATGAGCTTATCGGCAATATTCATCATCTTTCTAATTGCACTTTGCTACATGATAGACAAGCGTGGAGTAATAACTCTGATTTTGATGAATGGCAAGCTTGGAGTGAATATATGGGGCTTTCACTTTTTCCTAATCGCAGTAACATCTGTTTTGACCGTTCTGATCTTGCTGTTATTGCTGCAGTGAACCACTCAGGGGTGGCAATGGGGAGAAAACGTTTAGTACAGAAACAACTGGCTAATAAAGAATTAATTATTCCTTTTGATAATAGTGAGCTGTTTTGTGCTCAGCGTTACTACCTTGTCACTAGAAATGAAAAAAATAACGCTAAAGTACAGCTTTTCATTCAGTGGCTAAAAAAACAAATCAAGGAAAGTATGTAA
- the fbpC gene encoding ferric ABC transporter ATP-binding protein translates to MTQQHFVELKNVIKRFGSNTVIEDLSLSIPQGKMVSLLGPSGCGKTTVLRLVAGLEKPTEGKIFIDGEDVTDRSIQQRDICMVFQSYALFPHMSLGENIGYGLKMLGRPKAEIKQRVSEALELVDLDGFEDRFVDQISGGQQQRVALARALILKPKVLLFDEPLSNLDANLRRSMREKIRELQQQFNITSLYVTHDQSEAFAVSDMVLVMNKGKIMQLGSPQNLYRQPASEFMASFMGDANLFPATLGTDYVDIFQYRLPKPDTFNTTKTEVRVGVRPEAITLSQQGDACQQCKIVHVAYMGPQYEVTVEWQNQTLLLQVNATQLQPNVGDNYYLQIHPYGMFILE, encoded by the coding sequence ATGACACAACAACATTTCGTTGAACTGAAAAATGTAATTAAGCGTTTTGGCTCTAACACGGTAATTGAAGATCTCAGTTTGTCTATTCCACAAGGCAAAATGGTTTCATTATTAGGGCCTTCAGGTTGTGGTAAAACCACCGTATTACGTTTAGTTGCAGGATTAGAAAAACCGACAGAAGGTAAGATTTTTATTGATGGTGAGGATGTTACTGACCGTTCAATCCAGCAACGTGATATTTGTATGGTGTTTCAGTCTTACGCCCTTTTCCCTCATATGTCTTTGGGGGAAAACATTGGCTATGGCTTAAAAATGCTAGGACGTCCTAAAGCTGAAATTAAACAACGTGTTTCTGAAGCTTTAGAGCTGGTGGATTTAGATGGTTTTGAAGACCGTTTTGTTGACCAAATATCTGGCGGGCAACAGCAACGTGTCGCCTTAGCGCGTGCGTTAATTTTAAAACCTAAAGTACTGCTTTTTGATGAACCATTGAGTAACCTTGATGCGAACTTACGTCGTAGTATGAGAGAAAAAATTCGTGAATTACAACAACAGTTTAATATCACCTCTCTTTACGTAACCCATGACCAAAGTGAAGCATTTGCGGTTTCTGATATGGTTTTAGTAATGAATAAAGGGAAGATAATGCAATTAGGCTCACCGCAAAATCTTTATCGCCAACCCGCATCTGAATTTATGGCAAGCTTTATGGGGGATGCCAACTTATTCCCAGCCACATTGGGCACAGATTATGTTGATATCTTCCAATATCGTTTACCAAAACCAGATACGTTTAATACGACTAAAACAGAAGTGAGAGTGGGAGTTAGACCTGAAGCGATCACCTTATCTCAACAAGGCGATGCCTGTCAGCAATGCAAAATTGTCCATGTCGCTTATATGGGACCTCAATATGAAGTCACTGTGGAATGGCAAAATCAAACCTTGCTATTACAAGTCAATGCCACACAGCTTCAACCTAATGTAGGCGATAACTACTATCTGCAAATCCATCCTTATGGCATGTTTATTTTAGAATAA
- a CDS encoding TonB-dependent receptor domain-containing protein gives MKKSKLSIILLMLLSSPLYGKESHEDKSKEKEIPNDVIKVKGTLIKNKETFSSLLLNNREEIKGKQLDQIKTNTIGNTVAKVAGVQTEGFGPNAARPVIRSLSGNRVGILVNNLPINDISFISGNMPIPIDMNRINEISISKNSEALFYGGGTSGGAIHLWDDRIMTQLPEKAISGTVTFNGSTNNGNGGSANIKFSDEQNWIFNLSGASKRVSRYKIPTHSKAGACYSFQQLKEHFALRDQCQVDMKVFTSRNPEAYPYISEFWKKYKIEYELSEDDKYTFKDKDYFSGIGYVDNEANSQYKPGSPTSIEHVTPPKHYVENNNKEIPNSFLKSQSGNASLSYIRDEGYIGLSVTDFQTSYGVPGYAYLTTKTSREMYKPVSVSNHNRRIDIQGKHEHLTPFLRDSAFYYSYSESKDEELVGQIASSVFETKNHQLALETAHVPLFNRLNGAIGVNGNYRDLKTSGYDAYLPNVLTKEYGIYWVESLTLSPFEITAGYRKGHTQHHLNIPDNYNSGRGQGSNLQNRDFDTSANTLALSFTPIDEWTLKLQQNISYRAPEINELYTHGPHYAYLIEEQGNSQFNTEKSKSIELSSVIEIGNFSNKLNLYKTDYSDFKFRRLTGVSRGGVTVMEWDETDLETKGLEYEFKYLYEIPHEHNLTFTLFGDFVENKSKRKLFIAGNYLPNLPNEKHGISINYQHDELTAFSSATYYKKQKESGGLMYGGDITFPSYTLVDAGIGKKYHLDNLDVSVDFIINNLTNTEARPASSQLKYLAPLPGRNYGVNVKIDF, from the coding sequence ATGAAAAAAAGTAAACTCTCTATTATCTTACTTATGCTTTTGTCATCTCCTTTATATGGAAAAGAGAGTCATGAAGATAAAAGTAAAGAAAAAGAAATCCCAAACGATGTAATAAAAGTTAAAGGTACACTAATAAAAAATAAAGAGACCTTCTCTTCTTTACTACTTAATAATCGAGAAGAAATAAAAGGAAAACAACTTGATCAAATAAAAACGAATACTATTGGTAATACCGTTGCAAAAGTTGCTGGAGTACAAACTGAAGGTTTTGGCCCTAATGCTGCAAGACCAGTTATCCGAAGTTTATCAGGAAACCGTGTCGGCATTTTAGTCAATAATCTACCAATTAATGATATTTCATTTATTAGTGGAAATATGCCTATACCCATTGATATGAATAGAATTAATGAAATATCGATCAGTAAAAATTCTGAAGCCCTCTTTTATGGTGGTGGCACAAGCGGTGGTGCTATTCATTTATGGGATGACAGAATAATGACACAGTTACCAGAAAAAGCGATTTCAGGTACGGTGACATTTAATGGCAGCACTAATAACGGTAATGGTGGCTCTGCAAATATTAAATTCAGTGATGAACAAAATTGGATTTTTAATCTTTCTGGTGCATCAAAGCGTGTCTCTAGATATAAAATTCCAACACATTCTAAAGCGGGGGCTTGTTACAGCTTTCAGCAACTCAAAGAACACTTTGCATTACGAGATCAATGCCAAGTGGATATGAAAGTTTTTACCAGTCGTAATCCTGAAGCTTATCCTTATATTAGTGAATTTTGGAAAAAATATAAGATTGAATATGAGTTAAGTGAAGACGATAAATATACCTTTAAAGATAAAGATTATTTTTCAGGTATTGGCTATGTAGATAACGAAGCTAATTCACAATATAAACCCGGAAGTCCTACATCTATTGAACATGTTACTCCCCCTAAACATTATGTTGAAAATAATAATAAAGAGATCCCAAATAGTTTCCTAAAAAGCCAAAGTGGTAATGCATCTCTTTCTTATATTCGGGATGAAGGCTATATAGGTTTATCTGTTACTGACTTTCAGACGTCTTACGGTGTACCGGGATATGCTTATCTCACCACAAAAACCAGCCGAGAAATGTATAAACCTGTTTCGGTTTCAAACCATAATCGGCGGATAGATATACAAGGAAAACATGAACACTTAACGCCTTTTTTAAGGGACAGTGCTTTTTATTACTCTTATTCTGAATCTAAAGACGAAGAATTAGTGGGTCAAATCGCATCATCAGTCTTTGAGACTAAAAATCACCAATTAGCATTGGAAACTGCGCATGTGCCACTTTTCAATCGATTGAATGGCGCTATTGGCGTTAATGGTAATTATCGTGATCTAAAAACCTCTGGTTATGATGCTTATTTACCGAATGTATTAACCAAAGAATACGGCATATATTGGGTTGAATCTCTAACTTTATCTCCTTTTGAAATCACCGCGGGATACCGTAAAGGTCATACTCAGCACCATCTTAATATTCCAGATAATTATAATAGCGGTAGAGGACAAGGTTCGAATTTACAAAACCGTGATTTTGATACGAGTGCAAATACATTAGCATTATCTTTTACACCGATTGATGAATGGACATTAAAGCTACAACAGAATATTTCTTATCGAGCACCAGAAATTAATGAGCTTTATACACATGGACCTCATTATGCTTATCTGATTGAAGAACAAGGTAATAGTCAATTTAATACAGAGAAAAGTAAAAGTATTGAATTATCATCTGTTATTGAGATTGGTAATTTCTCTAATAAACTTAATTTATATAAAACTGACTACAGTGATTTTAAATTTAGGCGATTAACGGGTGTCAGCCGTGGTGGTGTTACCGTTATGGAATGGGATGAAACTGATCTCGAAACTAAAGGGCTAGAATACGAATTTAAATATTTATATGAAATACCTCACGAGCATAATCTTACATTTACACTATTCGGTGATTTTGTCGAAAATAAGAGTAAAAGAAAGCTGTTTATTGCCGGTAATTACTTACCAAACTTACCTAATGAAAAACATGGTATTAGTATTAATTATCAACATGATGAATTAACAGCATTTAGTAGCGCAACTTACTATAAAAAACAGAAAGAGAGTGGTGGATTAATGTATGGTGGAGATATTACTTTTCCTTCCTATACTTTAGTCGATGCAGGTATTGGTAAAAAATATCACCTTGATAATCTAGATGTTTCGGTTGATTTTATTATTAATAATCTCACCAATACTGAAGCAAGGCCCGCATCTTCTCAATTAAAATACTTAGCCCCATTACCGGGTCGAAATTATGGGGTAAATGTCAAAATTGATTTTTAA
- a CDS encoding D-serine ammonia-lyase, giving the protein MSHIDINKLKSNFPLVNDLVDLKEVVWFNPKVTTTDQGLPYVGLTQDDVIDAQARLQRFAPYLAKAFPETAVTKGIIESEVIDIPKMKVALEKRYNTSISGQLRLKKDSHLPISGSIKARGGIYEVLTHAEKLAINAGLLNTDDNYEKLFSDKFREFFSQYSIAVGSTGNLGMSIGIMSAKLGFSVSVHMSADARQWKKDKLRSHGVNVVEYEQDYSIAVEEGRKEAEKDPNCFFIDDENSKTLFLGYAVAGLRLKHQFEEQGVRVDSEHPLFVYLPCGVGGGPGGVAFGLKLAFGDAVHCLFAEPTHSPCMLLGVYTQLHEGISVQEIGIDNVTAADGLAVGRASGFVGRAMERLIDGYYTIDDQELYDLLSLLNKEEGIKLEPSALAGMTGAVHVTQAKDYLQGLSLDSQKMQNATHLVWATGGGMVPADEMQKYLAQGK; this is encoded by the coding sequence ATGAGCCATATAGATATAAATAAATTAAAAAGTAATTTTCCACTAGTTAATGACTTAGTGGACTTAAAAGAAGTGGTTTGGTTTAACCCAAAAGTGACCACCACTGACCAGGGACTTCCATATGTTGGTTTAACACAAGATGACGTAATTGACGCACAAGCACGGTTACAACGTTTTGCACCTTATTTAGCTAAAGCATTTCCAGAAACAGCGGTTACTAAAGGGATCATCGAATCAGAAGTGATTGATATTCCTAAGATGAAAGTTGCTCTTGAAAAGCGTTATAACACCTCTATTAGCGGTCAATTGCGTTTGAAAAAGGACAGTCATCTGCCTATTTCAGGTTCAATTAAAGCACGTGGTGGAATTTATGAAGTACTGACTCATGCTGAGAAATTGGCGATTAACGCGGGATTATTAAATACAGATGATAATTATGAAAAATTATTTTCTGATAAATTCCGTGAATTCTTTAGCCAATATAGTATCGCGGTAGGTTCAACAGGCAACTTAGGTATGTCTATTGGGATCATGAGTGCGAAATTAGGTTTTAGCGTGAGTGTTCATATGTCTGCTGATGCACGTCAGTGGAAGAAAGATAAATTACGCTCACATGGCGTGAATGTTGTTGAATATGAACAAGATTACAGTATCGCAGTAGAAGAAGGTCGTAAAGAAGCAGAGAAAGATCCTAACTGTTTCTTTATCGATGATGAAAACTCAAAAACATTATTCTTGGGTTATGCGGTAGCGGGATTACGTTTAAAACACCAATTTGAAGAACAAGGTGTTCGTGTTGATAGTGAACATCCTCTGTTTGTTTATCTGCCTTGTGGTGTTGGTGGTGGTCCTGGTGGTGTTGCTTTTGGACTAAAACTGGCATTTGGTGACGCAGTACACTGCTTATTTGCAGAGCCAACGCACTCACCTTGTATGTTATTGGGCGTTTATACCCAATTACATGAAGGCATCTCAGTACAAGAAATTGGTATTGATAACGTCACTGCCGCTGATGGTCTTGCCGTTGGTCGTGCATCAGGCTTTGTAGGTCGTGCAATGGAGCGCTTAATTGATGGTTATTACACTATTGATGACCAAGAGCTTTATGACTTACTCAGTTTATTAAATAAAGAAGAAGGGATTAAGTTAGAACCTTCGGCTTTAGCAGGAATGACAGGTGCTGTTCATGTCACTCAAGCTAAAGATTATCTGCAAGGTTTATCACTAGACAGTCAGAAAATGCAAAATGCAACGCATTTAGTATGGGCGACTGGCGGTGGTATGGTTCCTGCGGATGAAATGCAAAAATATCTCGCTCAAGGAAAATAG